One Haemorhous mexicanus isolate bHaeMex1 chromosome 19, bHaeMex1.pri, whole genome shotgun sequence genomic window carries:
- the FZD10 gene encoding frizzled-10, with product MGPAAGSTALLLCWLSGCCAAISSMDIDRPGDGRCQPIEIPMCKDIGYNMTRMPNLMGHENQREAAIQLHEFAPLVEYGCHSHLKFFLCSLYAPMCTEQVSTPIPACRVMCEQARLKCSPIMEQFNFKWPDSLDCSKLPKKNDPNYLCMEAPNNGSDEPPRGSSMLPPMFRPQRPSSGHDLQQHKDSLSRASCENPGKFHHVEKSASCAPLCTPGVDVYWSRDDKQFAVIWIAIWSILCFFSSAFTVLTFLIDPQRFKYPERPIIFLSMCYCVYSVGYIIRLFSGAESIACDRDSGQLYVIQEGLESTGCTIVFLVLYYFGMASSLWWVILTLTWFLAAGKKWGHEAIEANSSYFHLAAWAIPAVKTIMILVMRRVAGDELTGLCYVGSMDVNALTGFVLIPLACYLIIGTSFILSGFVALFHIRRVMKTGGENTDKLEKLMVRIGVFSVLYTVPATCVIACYFYERLNMDYWKIVATQQKCKMNNQTKNLDCMMNNSIPAVEIFMVKIFMLLVVGITSGMWIWTSKTLQSWQNVCSRRLKKRSRRKPASVITSSGIYKKPQQPQKTHLAKYESTLQPPTCV from the coding sequence ATGGGGCCGGCGGCCGGCAGCACCgcgctgctgctctgctggctcagcGGCTGCTGCGCGGCCATCAGCTCCATGGACATCGACCGGCCCGGCGACGGCCGCTGCCAGCCCATAGAGATCCCCATGTGCAAGGATATCGGCTACAACATGACGAGGATGCCGAACCTGATGGGGCACGAGAACCAAAGGGAAGCTGCCATTCAGCTGCACGAGTTTGCCCCCTTGGTGGAGTACGGGTGCCACAGCCATCTGAAATTCTTCCTGTGCTCCCTCTACGCCCCGATGTGCACGGAGCAGGTTTCCACTCCGATCCCGGCCTGCAGGGTGATGTGCGAGCAGGCGAGGCTGAAGTGCTCCCCGATCATGGAGCAGTTCAATTTTAAGTGGCCGGACTCCTTGGACTGCAGCAAACTGCCCAAAAAGAACGACCCCAATTACCTGTGCATGGAAGCCCCCAACAACGGGTCGGATGAGCCGCCCAGGGGCTCCAGCATGCTGCCACCCATGTTTCGTCCCCAGCGGCCCAGCAGCGGCCACgatctgcagcagcacaaggacagcCTGAGCAGAGCGTCCTGTGAAAATCCCGGCAAGTTCCACCATGTGGAAAAGAGCGCTTCCTGCGCGCCGCTCTGCACGCCAGGGGTTGATGTTTACTGGAGCAGGGATGACAAACAGTTTGCTGTCATTTGGATTGCCATCTGGTCCATTCTGTGCTTCTTCTCCAGCGCTTTCACTGTGCTCACTTTTCTCATAGATCCTCAGCGTTTCAAGTACCCCGAGAGGCCCATTATCTTCCTGTCCATGTGCTACTGCGTCTACTCGGTGGGGTACATCATCCGCCTCTTCTCGGGTGCTGAAAGCATtgcctgtgacagggacagcggCCAGCTCTATGTcatccaggaggggctggagagcacGGGCTGCACCATTGTGTTCCTGGTTCTCTACTACTTTGGTATGGCCAGCTCCTTGTGGTGGGTGATCCTGACGCTGACTTGGTTTCTGGCGGCTGGGAAGAAGTGGGGGCACGAGGCAATCGAAGCCAACAGCAGCTACTTCCACCTGGCAGCCTGGGCCATCCCGGCTGTGAAGACCATCATGATCCTGGTGATGAGGAGGGTGGCTGGAGACGAGCTGACAGGGCTGTGCTATGTTGGCAGCATGGATGTGAACGCCTTGACGGGGTTTGTGCTCATTCCTTTGGCTTGTTATCTAATCATTGGCACTTCTTTTATTCTCTCTGGCTTTGTGGCCCTTTTTCATATCAGGAGGGTGATGAAAACAGGTGGAGAAAACACCGACAAGTTGGAGAAGCTTATGGTCAGGATTGGTGTCTTCTCAGTCTTGTACACAGTGCCTGCAACTTGCGTGATAGCTTGCTATTTTTATGAGAGACTGAACATGGATTATTGGAAAATTGTGGCAACTCAACAGAAATGCAAGATGAACAATCAGACTAAAAATTTAGACTGCATGATGAATAACTCTATCCCAGCAGTAGAAATTTTTATGGTCAAAATTTTTATGTTATTAGTTGTGGGCATTACTAGTGGCATGTGGATCTGGACTTCCAAGACTCTTCAATCCTGGCAAAATGTTTGTAGTCGGAGATTAAAGAAGAGAAGTAGGAGAAAACCCGCAAGTGTTATTACGAGTAGTGGGATCTACAAAAAAcctcagcagccacagaaaACTCACCTTGCAAAATATGAATCGACATTACAACCGCCCACCTGTGTGTGA